A single Ciona intestinalis chromosome 14, KH, whole genome shotgun sequence DNA region contains:
- the LOC100176115 gene encoding ZP domain-containing protein-like produces the protein MRSYPKGALGFLLIAGCICYVQGESRVKRGIPGVPITGDGNDYLGNVTVRQQQPNSSVYISCDVLNKIVVNSTYLTSVKVATVGTLAFVYSNGSVINEDCRQAEANGGYTFQMTKFAQCASSVSTNGNELSVQYHLCVVPAAPTGGVVISRDTSTLFKFTCNYKREVVANMTHIRPVIAKLRGTPVSKNGVFSVVMGRYTDGQYTTVQTSPDIIVPNRLFMKVNLDKSTSSSLIVQMLTCWATPSANSNNASKFYIIENGCPAYDPWDPMSNMVTQNYNSTSGKFSFLSFVWRLAAGAQQRIFVHCEIEVCENSLPNSQCTMKPNCTAGNNTGLNGRRRRSKGSENKHLVSAGPFHMKQKGCDKVALGCSHACAVNSLSKAICTCPVGWALTGDSRTCAETFAGEDNIMQAPRIIYVTEKRAQCIGMLILLLIASVTVIGLVSLKPKKLSISSENCAEG, from the exons ATGAGATCCTATCCCAAGGGAGCTTTAGGCTTTCTACTTATTGCTGGATGCATATGCTACGTACAGG GTGAATCTCGTGTAAAACGCGGAATACCTGGCGTACCTATCACTGGAGACGGAAATGATTATTTAGGAAATG TTACCGTAAGACAGCAGCAACCGAACTCGTCCGTTTACATTTCATGCGATGTTTTGAATAAGATCGT CGTAAACAGCACTTATCTGACATCGGTGAAAGTGGCCACCGTTGGAACATTGGCCTTCGTTTATTCTAATGGATCAGTAATAAATGAAGATTGTAGGCAGGCTGAGGCTAACGGTGGATATACTTTTCAAATGACAAAATTCGCACAGTGTGCATCTTCTGTTTCG ACTAACGGAAACGAGTTGTCAGTACAATACCACCTATGCGTGGTACCTGCAGCGCCAACTGGCGGCGTAGTTATTTCAAGAGACACATCTACACTTTTTAAGTTCACGTGTAATTATAAAAGAGAAGTGGTGGCAAATATGACTCATATTAGACCTGTAATTGC caAACTGAGAGGGACGCCGGTTAGTAAGAACGGCGTATTTTCAGTCGTTATGGGAAGGTACACCGATGGCCAGTACACCACTGTACAAACTTCTCCTGATATTATTGTTCCTAACCGACTGTTCATGAaagttaatttggacaaatcGACTTCTTCGTCTCTGATTGTGCAG atgTTGACATGCTGGGCGACTCCTTCGGCCAACAGTAATAATGCTTCGAAATTCTATATCATAGAAAATGG ATGTCCTGCATATGATCCGTGGGACCCGATGTCCAACATGGTGACACAGAATTATAATTCGACAAGCGGGAAATTTTCTTTCCTTTCTTTTGTGTGGCGTCTTGCTGCTGGCGCACAACAGCGAATTTTCGTGCACTGCGAAATTGAAGTATGCGAAAACTCACTACCGAATTCGCAATGCACAATGAAGCCT AACTGCACAGCTGGTAACAATACTGGGCTAAACGGTCGCCGTCGACGTTCTAAAGGATCTGAAAACAAGCATTTAGTTTCCGCAGGACCTTTCCATATGAAACAAAAAGGCTGCGACAAG GTTGCACTGGGCTGTTCGCACGCATGCGCAGTTAACAGTTTATCAAAAGCTATTTGTACCTGTCCCGTTGGTTGGGCGTTAACTGGTGACTCGAGAACATGTGCTG AAACATTTGCTGGAGAGGACAACATAATGCAGGCACCACGTATAATCTATGTTACTGAAAAACGAGCACAGTGTATTGGCATGTTGATTCTATTACTCATCGCTTCTGTGACCGTTATTGGCCTTGTCTCGTTAAAGCCTAAGAAATTAAGTATCTCATCTGAGAATTGTGCTGAAGGATAA
- the LOC101243419 gene encoding sialin-like: MVGAKNSSVGMEDQNKTESLLNIPTVCPQYQINSTTDEHVLQYQPGEFNWSLAKQGLLLSCYFYGYTAFKMPGAWLSKQFGIRAPLGISSLIAAILTILIPVTSRLSFGLLIAVRVTIGLLQGVTLPTIMQSIGVWSPPCENTRHLSISFIGASCGNLITYVAAGLVIWLFGWEWVFYIAGSVGCLWSIAWFLLIYDSPKTHPRISEQESSYITESLSEAAPVKSNPKNVPWRKILTSKPYLSTVVVHVAENWTLAITHTWVPQYIANVLGYSIENVGLLSALPYGLNIISLLGSGILSDFILLKTKIRKTVLRKVFSIIGMGGPVLSFVILPSFGCNHTFAIVLLCTSYMFVGCNYSGYRVALADMAPSYMGIMYAISNTLCCVEALVATQIVGFMLGDGSLSNWRTVFYVTSAISALGLLVYLCFGSSELQAWAKSKEKEADIDDKQIFIELNEK, encoded by the exons ATGGTTGGTGCAAAAAACTCTTCTGTGGGCATGGAGGACCAAAACAAAACGGAGAGCTTACTAAATATTCCTACTGTTTGCCCCCAGTACCAAATAAATTCGACAACCGATGAACATGTTTTACAATATCAA CCAGGAGAGTTTAATTGGTCTTTGGCGAAACAAGGATTACTTCTTTCGTGTTATTTCTACGGCTACACCGCTTTCAAAATGCCGGGCGCTTGGCTTTCAAAGCAATTTGGCATTCGAGCGCCTCTTGGTATTTCGTCGCTAATTGCAGCAATATTAACCATTTTGATACCAGTAACATCTCGTCTAAGCTTCGGTTTGCTGATAGCTGTGAGAGTAACAATTGGTCTACTTCAG GGAGTCACTCTACCAACCATCATGCAGTCAATTGGGGTATGGTCTCCCCCGTGTGAAAATACTCGCCATCTTTCTATTAGCTTTATCGGAGCATCATGTGGAAATCTGATAACGTACGTGGCGGCCGGCCTTGTTATCTGGCTATTTGGATGGGAGTGGGTATTTTATATAGCAG GAAGTGTCGGCTGTTTATGGTCGATTGCATGGTTTCTGTTAATTTACGATTCACCAAAGACACATCCGAGAATTTCAGAGCAGGAATCAAGTTACATAACGGAAAGTCTTTCAGAGGCGGCGCCTGTG aaatcCAACCCAAAAAATGTACCTTGGCgtaaaatattaacttctaaacCGTACTTATCGACGGTCGTGGTCCATGTAGCTGAAAATTGGACGCTTGCCATTACACATACCTGGGTGCCGCAATATATCGCTAACGTGTTGGGATACAGCATTGAAAAT GTTGGGTTACTCTCTGCGTTGCCATACGGACTAAACATAATCAGTCTCCTCGGAAGCGGAATTCTTTCGGATTTTATcttacttaaaacaaaaattcggAAGACAGTACTTCGAAAG GTCTTTTCTATCATTGGAATGGGGGGTCCAGTCTTGTCGTTTGTAATCTTGCCTTCATTTGGCTGCAACCATACTTTTGCCATTGTGTTGCTGTGTACGTCTTACATGTTCGTGGGGTGCAACT ATTCTGGGTATCGTGTGGCGCTTGCAGACATGGCGCCTTCTTACATGGGCATCATGTACGCCATTTCGAATACTTTGTGCTGTGTGGAGGCGTTGGTGGCGACACAGATAGTGGGATTTATGCTTGGAGATGGA tCGCTCTCAAACTGGAGAACGGTGTTTTATGTGACTTCTGCAATATCAGCATTGGGTTTATTGGTGTACCTTTGTTTTGGATCAAGTGAGTTGCAGGCATGGGCAAAATCGAAAGAGAAAGAAGCGGATATCGACGATAAGCAAATATTTATTGAGTTGAATGAAAAATGA
- the LOC108950095 gene encoding uncharacterized protein LOC108950095, translating to MSKTEIETALRAVKSTVFCQTAEESQFYYDVWSKHFDNDTSTLGSLSSIILTEMFSKHITDFKNCQVLDLGGGTGKVSFNLRNRFHFKGEIDILDANMNMLYEAYQKDLNFRNILRHFVTETGNLPLADEMYDVVASAGAFIPNHISVTSIFGIIKVIKRGGLLLVTRRLKTTEDYGQQFVENVEKLCSEKKLKYVDHMEYVHFTNVEDKIPSGCFVYQRL from the exons ATGTCTAAAACTGAAATAGAAACTGCGCTGAGAGCTGTAAAAAGTACTGTTTTTTGTCAGACTGCTGAAGAATCGCAGTTCTATTATGACGTTTGGAGCAAGCATTTTGACAATGACACATCCACTCTTGGCTCCTTAAGTAGCATAATACTAACAGAAATGTTTTCTAAACATATAACAGATTTCAAAAACTGCCAAGTACTGGACCTCGGAGGCG GAACTGGAAAGGTTTCATTCAATCTTCGAAATCGCTTTCATTTTAAAGGAGAAATAGACATACTTGATGCAAACATGAATATGCTATACGAAGCTTACCAAAAAGACCTTAATTTCAG aaatattctCCGTCATTTTGTTACGGAAACCGGGAATCTCCCCTTGGCTGACGAAATGTATGATGTCGTTGCTAGTGCGGGAGCGTTTATACCAAATCACATTTCCGTAACTTCTATTTTT GGAATAATCAAGGTTATCAAACGAGGTGGTTTACTATTGGTTACAAGAAGATTGAAAACCACTGAAGATTACGGCCAACAATTTGTTGAAAATGTTGAAAAGTTATGCTCGgagaaaaagttgaaatatgtTGATCATATGGAATATGTTCATTTTACAAATGTGGAAGATAAAATTCCGTCCGGCTGTTTTGTCTATCAACGATTGTAA